A single window of Pedosphaera parvula Ellin514 DNA harbors:
- a CDS encoding MFS transporter translates to MTASNPSAIQGPWWRQLNRYHWFVFLVASLAWLFDCLDQQLFLLARNGAMKALLPAGADLRLYGGYATTIFVAGWATGGLIFGAVGDRVGRAKTLAIMVLMYAVCTGLSAFSKGWISFAVFRFVTGLGVGGVFGLAVALIADGLPEKARTGALGTLQALSAIGNMAAGCIAIFLGNLEGTRIEAGQSWKYMFLIGALPAFLCVFIQIRLKEPEKWVAARAAGKVTGVKFGSYASLFGEPRWRKGALLGMILCIAGVVGLWGIGFFSPELVGDVITRSLKNEGISPDKIAQQRTIWTGVNMIVQNFGSFLGMLCFTKAAQTFGRKPSFAVAYVCACIATIGYFHFFNSKSDMWMSFIMGFFQLALFAGFAIYLPELFPLRLRSTGTSFCYNVGRFIAASGPFTLGKLQASLAAGATTDAAKLTAFRNAACYLSAVFLLGLVALIFLPETKGQPLPEDSVGSKDAKPASATSPVH, encoded by the coding sequence ATGACTGCCTCGAATCCCTCCGCCATTCAAGGCCCTTGGTGGCGCCAATTGAATCGTTATCACTGGTTCGTTTTTCTGGTCGCCTCGCTTGCCTGGTTGTTCGATTGTCTGGATCAACAGCTCTTTCTGCTGGCTCGAAACGGCGCCATGAAGGCTCTTTTGCCTGCGGGAGCGGATCTAAGGCTGTACGGTGGGTATGCAACCACCATCTTCGTCGCAGGCTGGGCTACGGGCGGTTTGATTTTCGGTGCAGTGGGTGATCGCGTCGGCCGTGCAAAAACCCTCGCCATCATGGTGCTGATGTACGCGGTTTGTACTGGGTTGTCCGCATTTTCCAAAGGGTGGATTAGTTTCGCAGTTTTTCGTTTTGTCACGGGGTTGGGAGTGGGTGGCGTATTCGGCCTGGCAGTTGCTTTAATCGCAGATGGGTTGCCCGAAAAAGCGCGCACCGGGGCTCTGGGAACGTTGCAGGCGCTTTCAGCAATTGGCAATATGGCCGCTGGTTGCATAGCTATTTTTCTTGGCAATTTGGAAGGAACACGCATCGAGGCCGGCCAGTCCTGGAAGTACATGTTTCTAATTGGTGCGTTGCCCGCGTTTCTCTGTGTTTTTATTCAGATTCGTCTTAAAGAGCCGGAAAAATGGGTAGCAGCACGAGCGGCGGGCAAAGTTACCGGAGTGAAGTTTGGATCCTATGCATCCCTGTTCGGCGAGCCACGCTGGCGAAAGGGAGCGCTTCTGGGAATGATTTTGTGTATCGCGGGCGTCGTTGGATTATGGGGGATAGGATTTTTTAGTCCCGAATTGGTCGGTGATGTAATTACCCGGTCGCTTAAGAACGAAGGCATCAGCCCGGATAAAATCGCTCAGCAAAGAACGATCTGGACGGGAGTGAACATGATTGTTCAGAATTTCGGATCTTTCCTGGGGATGCTTTGCTTTACGAAAGCCGCCCAGACTTTCGGTCGCAAGCCTTCATTCGCGGTTGCTTATGTCTGTGCCTGTATTGCCACCATAGGGTATTTTCATTTCTTCAACAGCAAGTCCGATATGTGGATGAGTTTTATCATGGGTTTTTTCCAACTTGCGTTGTTTGCCGGTTTTGCAATTTACCTTCCGGAGCTTTTTCCTTTGCGGTTGCGTAGCACTGGGACCAGTTTCTGTTACAATGTGGGGAGGTTCATTGCGGCTTCCGGGCCGTTTACATTGGGCAAGCTACAAGCCAGCCTGGCTGCCGGTGCGACGACGGATGCAGCAAAGTTAACAGCATTTCGCAATGCGGCTTGTTATCTGAGCGCGGTGTTTTTGCTGGGACTGGTAGCGCTTATCTTTTTACCTGAAACCAAAGGGCAACCGTTACCGGAAGATAGTGTTGGTTCCAAGGATGCAAAGCCGGCGTCGGCAACCAGCCCTGTCCATTAG
- the rplQ gene encoding 50S ribosomal protein L17, whose translation MRHLKRTAKLGRTGTHRNAMLNNMVCSLIKHKRVTTTLAKAKAARSVAEKMVTLGKSGTIHDRRLAASRLHQEDAVKILFNEIAPSQKDRRGGYTRIVKLNQRQGDAAQLAILEWVDVPAGGAAAPEAKPEAETKAAEAKA comes from the coding sequence ATGCGTCACCTTAAGAGAACCGCCAAATTGGGCCGCACTGGTACACACCGGAATGCGATGCTGAACAATATGGTTTGCAGTCTGATCAAGCACAAACGTGTGACCACCACTTTGGCGAAGGCCAAAGCCGCACGTTCCGTGGCCGAGAAAATGGTCACATTGGGCAAGAGCGGAACAATCCATGATCGCCGCCTCGCCGCTTCCCGTTTGCATCAGGAAGATGCCGTTAAGATTCTTTTTAACGAGATCGCCCCGAGCCAAAAAGACCGCCGTGGCGGGTATACCCGCATTGTGAAGCTGAACCAACGCCAGGGCGATGCCGCCCAGCTCGCGATTCTTGAATGGGTCGACGTGCCAGCCGGTGGTGCAGCAGCACCTGAGGCCAAGCCTGAAGCGGAAACAAAAGCCGCTGAAGCCAAGGCTTAG